From uncultured Desulfobacter sp.:
CAAATGAGACACAACACCTGCGGGATATTTCAGCCATGACCTGGCCGGATCTTGAAAAAGCCTATGTCAGAGCGCTCATGGAAAAATTTAACTGGAATATCACTTGGGCGGCAAAGGCGTCGGGCATCAACCGCTCAACTTTTGCCTCGCGCATGCGAAAACTCGACATTAATCGGAGTACAGGGCCACCATCCTAAACTTGCCCATTTTGCTATATCCGGGAGCGCGGGCGTCCCGTCTGCATCTTTACAATACTTACGGACATGCGGGCGAGACGCCCGCGCTCCCAAGTTAAATTATTGCGGGCCCATTCCTAAAGCAGGGAATAGGGATCCACATCGATAACAACGGAGACGGATTTCACTTTCTGGATGGCCGGGTCCCGGACCATGGCAGACACCATCCGGCTGATATTAACTGATGAAACACATTTAATAAGAATCTGCCATCTGTACCGGGAAGAAATTCTCTGGATGGCCGCCTCAATTGGTCCTAAAATCTGGGCTTGGGGTTCCCGGGTATTGAGCTGTTCAAGAAGGTCTGCGGCAAGCCGGGCATGGTCCCTTGTCTTATCTGCATTTTTTCCTGAAATCTTGAGCTGGATCATCCGGGAAAACGGCGGATACATCAGCGCCTTTCTAAAGGGAGTTTCCTGATTAAAAAATTCAAGGTAATCCTGATTACGGGCGGCTTTAATGGTGAAGTGATCCGGGTTAAAGGTCTGCATGATCACCCGGCCGGGTTCCTCTCCCCGGCCAGCCCGGCCCGCCACCTGGGCCAGCAACTGGAAGGTGCGTTCACTTGCCCTGAAATCGGGCAGGCTTAAGCTTAAATCCGCACAGATTACCCCCACCAGGGTAATGGCCGGAAAATCGTGCCCCTTGGCCAACATCTGGGTGCCCACAATAATATCCACGGTACGGTTGCGAATCTGACGCAAAATCGCCAGGGTGCTGCCCTTTCTGGCCGTGGAATCCTGGTCCATACGGGCCACCCGGGCATCGGGAAACAGAGATTTCAGCATGGATTCAATTTTCTCCGTGCCAAACCCCAAATTCCTGATTTTCCCGGTGCCACAGTCAGGACATTGAATGTCAGATGTTAAAATGTGACCGCACAAATGGCACTTATAATGATCCTCGCCCTTGTGAAAGGTCATGGTCACATCACAATGGGGGCAGCCCAGGGTCTTGCCGCAGGATGCACATACGGGAAAAGTTGAAAACCCCCGGCGGTTTAAAAAGATCAAGGCCTGATTTCCCTTTTCAAGGCAGGAACGAATGCCCCGGCCAAGCTCGGGGGTAATGATACTGTCTGTCCCCCAGTTTCCCTGGTACTTTTTCATATCCACCAGGGTGATTTCAGGCAACGTCTGGTTGTTCACCCGCCGGGTCAATTCCAGTTTAAAAAATTTTTCCAACACCACATTCCGGCAGGACTGCACCGAAGGCGTGGCCGAGCCTAACACCACAGGGCAGTTGTGCATTTTCGCCCGGACCACGGCAAGGTCCCGGGCATTATAGCGTAGACCCGATTCCTGTTTATATGAATAGTCATGTTCCTCATCCACAATGATAATGCCGATGTCCCGGATCGGCGCAAAAATCGCAGACCGGGCACCAATGACGATATTGACCTTACCAAGGCTGATTTTTCGCCACTGATCCAGGCGCTCTCCCTGGGAAAGCATGGAGTGGATTACCGCAATGTTCTCACCAAACCTTGCTCTGAAACGCCGCTCGGTCTGGGAAATCAGGGCAATTTCCGGCACCAGAACAATAGCCCCCCTGCCCTTTTCCACGGCATCCGCCACTAGGCGCATATACACTTCGGTTTTGCCGGATCCGGTCACGCCCACCAGCAGGCAGGGGGAAAACACGTCTGCACGCCCCTGGATCTCTTTTACAACTGCTGCCTGTTCATCGGTAAGTTCAGGCGGGGTATCCGGTGTTACCGGCTCCCCTAAAGGATCTCTGAATACCCGGCGGCTGACCACGTTCAGCCACCCGGCCTGGGCCAGGGGTTTAATCAAATTTGGTGCCGTGGGCACATGCCGCTTAAGACTGGTCAAAGAAATTTCCCCTGCCTCCCGGACAATGGAGAGAATCTTCTGACGTTTGGCTGACATTCGGATCTGCTGGGTCGGCGTTTGTTTAGGCAGGGAAATGAATTTTTCGGTTTTAATCCCGGCGGTTTCCTTTTGAAGCACGGCGGAGATCTGCACCAGGTCTTTTTTTTCAAGCCGACGCAGAACAGATGCCCCGCCAGAGTCCCGGCGGGAAAGGGCTTTTAAAGAGATCCCGTCCTTTACAACGGCCAAATCCAGAACTCTGGCCTCTTCATGGGGCAAATCCCCGGCTTCAAGGGCTTGTGCGCCCTTAACCGTGACAAAGGCACAGGAAACATCCATGCAGTCCAGACCGGCGGGCAATGCCGCTTTAATGGTGTCTCCTAAAGGATAGATATAATAACCTGCCACCCATTTGAAAAAGGCAATGTCAGATTCGGAAAACAGAGGGTGATCATCCAGCAGATCCAGCACATCTTTAGTCTTATATGGCCCGCTTTCCTTTTTCTCCTCCAGTATATAACCGGTGACCCTGCGCCGCCCAAAGGGCACCAGCACCCGCATACCGGGACAGGCATCAGCCCGGAACGCATCGGGAATCCCGTAAACAAAAGTCTGGTTCACAGGCAGGGTAACAGCCACCTCAATGTAGTCTGTGGAAATCATGGGGGGCATTGTGCAGGATAAACTTGTGAATTTCAATATCCAATTAGCGGTCACTAAATTACAGTTACCGCACCGATGCAGGGTAATGGGATGAAAGCATAGGCTCTCTTTCTACGTAATAAATTGATTTGTCTATTATCGTGAAAATCTCGACTACGAGTTACATATAAAACAACAAGATTCTTTACTTGACAGGCACTATTTTTTATGGATAACATTAAAAATGTTCATTTTATGTTCAGTAATTTTTCAACAAATATGACTGACTCATTCGCAAAAAGTATAATGATTGCGATGGAAAAAGGCCCATATACAAAATATAGTAACTTTATGGGACTTTCTACTACTGACAAGCCTTAATGGCGACTTAAAATCCGACGTATCTATGGCAGATTCAATCCTGACCATGGGCCTTACAAAGAAAGACTTTATATATATTTTTAGGCTTTACCAGGCACTTATATAACCTTTACATTACTCAATAACGAATTTTGTTGCTAACAATATCTCAACCCAATAAAGTTTTTCTTAAAAACCTGTTTAGACCCAACTTACGGAAACGCTAAAGCACCATATAAGCCTTTATTTTCATTAGCTTACATAACCGGATAAAGTAATGATAAAAACTGAACATATATACAACATGCTTGAAGAGTGGATCACTGAAACAACAGGTATTACCCAGGCAACCCCGCAGCTTGCCTCAGAAAAGCAGGGTGACAAGGATGTTGTCTCTATTTATCTTAAAGAGATAACAAGCTCCGTCACAACAGGAGCAAGGCCTGTTAATAATACGGTACAGCTAATTCTAACATATCTTATCACCGTTATTTCAGATGATATTCACTTGGTAAACAATACCGTAACAACACTGACAGTGGCAGCCCTTGGCCATGAAGAGATTGAAGTTGATCAAAAAGGTCTCTTACCTTCAGAATGGCAGGCACTGAACCTTAAGCCCAAACCGTCCCTGTTGATAAAGATACCTCTGAACTGTGAAAAAGAGAGAAAAGCTCCCGTACTGGTCCAAAAACCACATGTTCTGAAAGGTAACATTATGAAATAACAACCATGGGCTGGCCTGGTCGATCAACATCCAGACTTAACCCACAACGAGACATGGCTGATGTCGATTGTACAACGTGCAGCATAAGCAAAAAAAAGGAGACTATTATGGCTTTAAGCTACCAGACCCCGGGCATTTATGTTGAAGAAACAGCATCAGGCCCCAGGCCGATTGAGGCAGTTGGCACAAGTACCGTAGGTTTTATTGGAACGGCACCAAATGCTAACGCACATGTAAATGAGCTTGTCCCCGTAACAAACTGGCTTCAGTTTGTAAAAGAATTTGTTTCGGATGGTGATCAGAGCACTGGGCTTTCCCAGGCAGTGTTCGGTTTTTTTCAAAACTGCAGCGGCCTTTGTTATATAGTTAATGTCGGGAAAAACGGAACCCTTTCCGGAAGCAGCGCGGCCGGACGTGAGGGCCTTGACCTTTTTGAAGAAATTGACGAAATTGCCATTGTTGCTGCGCCCGGATACACGAACCCTGCATCCTATGATGCTGTTTTAACGCATTGTGAAAAAATGAAAGACAGGGTGGCGGTGCTTGACGCCCCCAAAGAGGTAGCGCTGTTTAACAATCTTACAAAAGTGGCTGCACCAAAGCCAACAACCGGCTCAGGTGATGATTCGAATGATAGCACCGCCGCGCCGGCGCCTAAAGAAAAAGGGCTGCGTGCCAGAACATCGGACAGCGGTTTTGGCGCATTTTATTTTCCTTGGCTTGTTGTAAAAGATCCGCTTTCACCTAAAAAAATGATTACTGTCCCTCCTTCAGGGCACATAGCAGGAATTTACGCAAGGGTTGATTCCACAAGGGGCGTTCATAAGGCACCGGCAAATGAACCGATCCGGGGTGCTCTGGATCTTGCTTACCGTGTCACCCGTGAAGAACAGGGAGAGCTGAACATTAACGGCGTAAACTGCATTCGGTTTTTCCCGGGTCAGGGAATCAGGGTATGGGGAGCCAGAACCCTTGCTGAAAGCAGCAGCGAATGGAAGTACATTAACGTAAGGCGCCTTTTTAACATGATTGAAGAATCCATTGCCAGAAGCACACAGTGGGTGGTTTTTGAACCCAATGATGCAACCTTATGGAATTCCATTAAACGGGATGTATCCGCTTTTCTAACCATGCTCTGGAGACAGGGTGCACTCAAAGGAACTACGCCGGAAGAAGCATTTTTTGTTAAGTGTGACGGGGAAACCAATCCTTCTGATATGATCAATGCCGGAATGGTCGTGACGGTTATAGGCATCGCCCCTGTTAAACCCGCTGAGTTTGTCATTTTTAAAATAGGACAGTCTGAAGGCGGTATAGAAACAAGCGAAGAAGAATAAACGATAAAAAAGGAGATACAATATGCCGGCAAGTGACAAAAACGATAAAACCATGGCTGTTCAAGATCCTTACAGATCATACAATTTCAAACTTTTAATCGGAGACATGACCGAAGGGCACTTTATGGAATGCAGCGGCATGGGTGTTAAAATAGAAAGCATTTCATACAGGGAAGCAGGTAACAATCAGGTTGTGAGAAAAATTCCCGGTCCGGTTGAATATGGAGATATTGAACTTAAGTACGGCCTTACGGATTCCAGGGTTTTATGGGACTGGTTTATGAGCGGTGTTAACGGGAATATTGACAGAAAAAATGTTTCGATCCAGCTGCTGGACAGCTCGGGAAGCCTTCCTGTGATGCAATGGGACCTGATCAATGCATGGGCCTCGGAATGGAAAGGTGCAGAGCTTGATGCAATGGGAAAAGAAATCGCAATAGAAAGCGTAACCCTTGTATATGAAACGCTCCAGCGCGCAGGTCAAAGTGGTGGAAATGGTGATAAAAAATAAAGCTGGAATAAAACTGGCTTTTTTTACTGCAACGCTGTTAAAAAAAGCATCGGATTTAATTTATAAATTTATTGAAACACCATCAGTAAATAAAGACGTTATGGTTTTTCGAAATGAATCCGCACCTTTTTTAACTTCTAATGCGCCTCCTGTTAAGTGGGCAGAAAAAATAGCTGCAGCAGGCGAGGTTCAATGGTTTGCCTGGAGCGACCACACAGGCCTTACAACAGATACGCGACACATTAACACACCAGATGGCCCTGTCAGCAAAAAAGAAACAGATGTTCATTATACGTTTAACCCCACTGAACATATAAACGATAATGCCCAGAACGGTTTTTCAAAAAAAAAAAATCGTATATTCAACAAAACAACAAAAACATGGATACATCCGAGGACAAAAGAACATATAGTTTCTGAATTTCAGAACACCCTCGAAAGAGGTTGGAAACAAGACTATAGCCGAAAAGAAACATCGCCAAATTTTATAGAAAAAAAACCAGATTCTACGAACGTTTTTTTAAAAAAGACATCCCCCAAAAGCACTATTTTGCCAAAGAAAATTGATGAACCTTTTGCCAACCTAAAGGAGCCTTTTTCAGTTAAGACTGAAAAAACATTCATAAACAATAAAACTAAACCAAAAACCATTTTTTATGACAGCCATGGGCCAACCTGGCCTATCAACACCCAGACTCAACCCTCAGCGAAATATGAAAGTAATTCAAAAGATGATTTTGACTTTCGTATAAAATCTAAAAAAAATGGTGCAGTTTTTAAAAAAAATAAAAAATCCGGAATTCAAACCAAAACAAAAATACCCTTAAACAGGGATAAAAAAACCGATACCGATATTAATTTAAGGCGTATTGAAAAACAGGTTTTAAACACTAAGGACAATAAAAACCGACAAAAGCCCCATAGTTATATTAAAAACATACAAACTATGAGCTCTGAAGTAAAAACAAAAGCAGAGAATCACACGTCTGCTTCAAAGGGTGTCTGGCCCAAACTGCCTGAAATCACTTCTCCTGTCTGGAAATACAACCCGGCAATTAACGTTTCAGAACGAATTACAATCCTTGAAACAGAACAGAAAGGGGGCTTATGGAGCGTGTAGCTTTTTTAACTGAACCGGATGACTTAAGAATCAGCTGCATGCTGAATCCTGAAACAGTTACCATTAAAAGAAGTGCGGGTGTAAAAGAACGGGAATCCATCGGCGGGCATATTTCAGGCTATAACCAAAGCGATATGCCGCTACTTTATACCGGCGGAGGCGTAACTTATATTGAGATGGAACTGCTTTTTGACATTACTATCAGAGGATCAGGGCTTATCTCCGGTGACGTAAGAGACTATACTGCGCCCTTTTTTGAAATGGCGGAAAACAAATACGGAGGCTTCGGGTCCAAAGGCCCGAAAACAGTAAGGATGATCTGGGGCAAAAACTGGAATATCCCGGGAGTAATAACGGATATTGCGGAACGACTTGATTACTTTACAAAAAGTGGTGTGCCAAGACATTCCTGGGTAACGTTAAGGTTACGAAGAATTAAAGATGAGTTTACCATCTCTGATCTGATTGAAAAACTAATCTGGTTAATCAACAATTCTGCCGACCTTATTGACGCACTGGACATAACCTCTCCCTATCAGCAGTCTGATATCCTTGAAGCGTTGGAAAACGAATCAATTATTACGATCTTGAATGACAGACTGGATGCCATTGCTGCCCGTTATTACAATACACCGTCTCTGTGGCGTATACTTGCATCATTCAACGGTATTACGGACATTGCACAAAACTATGAAAACAAACTGTTAAAAATTCCACCCATAGAGGCACTGAGAAAACTTTTATGAAACCATTAACAACACTTCCTGATATAGATATTGAAATAAACGGTGTGACACTACTCCCAGGTATTGTAAAAAAAATAACGGGGATTACCGTAATTCAGAAACTTTGTGTACCATCTGTCTGTGAGATAGAATTTTCAGATAATGAAGGGCCGGTTGTTGCCTCTGACAGCCTGGTTCCCGGTTCGGAGGTTGCAGTTACTATCCGGGGTGAGGCAGAACCTCTTTTTAAAGGTATTTTTACGGCAATTGAGTATTATTACGGCCCCCAGGGCGTTATTACAACATCAATACGGGGGTATGACCCTCTTATTTCTATCTGTAAAACACAGCATACAACAACGTATACTCAAGTGACGGCCTCAGACATTTTTAAAGAGATGTGTGATATTACGGTAGTGGAAAAAAGCGCCCTTACCGAATGGAAAAGAGTGGTTCAGTTTAATGAAAGCGATATTGATTTTGTTACCAGAATCTGCCGTGATTCAGGATGTTTTTTCTTCTTTCATCAAAACAATATTAACATTTTTGATCTTTGTGTTTCTGAACCTGATTTTAATCTGACTGCCGGTGAAAACCTCCATGAATGCCGTTTTGAAGTAAACAGTTCCCGTTCATTAAAATCTGTTTACACAAATGGATGGAACCCTTTTGTTGCAGAGCTTAACGACAGTAAAATTACAGAGTCTATAGCAGGCGCCAATATTGATTTTCAGTTAAGTAAAAATGCTGAACATCTTGCATCTGAAAAACAGCTGGTGGATATGTCTGTCGGCAACACAAGGGAGGCGGAATCACTGTCCAAGGCAGCGCTTGATATCAGCAAGGCAGGTGAAGTTTCCTTCAGCGGGACTGCTGACGGAACCCCACAATTGTTTCCGGGTATAACAGTCCGTGTTGATAATGTTGCAGGTGAATTTAAAGGGGACTATAAACTCACTGAAGTCACCCATATCTTGAACTCTCAATACGGATATATTTCAAAGTTCACAACAATGCCCCCTGAAAACAGGCCTGACAAACCAGAGGCAGTAACAACCTTCGGGACGGTAACCGACATAAATGACCCTGAAAATATTGGTAGAATAAAAGTAACCCTTGACGCATACAATAAAACTGAAACAGGCTGGCTAAATGTGGTTCTCCCTTCTTCAGGAAAAGAAAAAGGACTGGTGATGCTTCCCTGTGTCGGGGACAGGGTTCTTGTCCTTTTCATGAACAGCGACCCCGGCAGGGGCCTTGTTTTAGGCGGTGTTTCCACTCATACAGACAGTTCACACGGATGGGGGATTGATTCCGGCAGGGTCAACAGTTTTTCATTTATCTCCCCTTCAGGCCAGAAAATAGTTTTAAATGATACTGAACAAACCATTGCGCTTGAAAACAAACCCGGCAGCTCTATAACACTTGGACCGGAGCGTCTTGAAATCAATTCAAAAACCGATGTGATCATTGAGGCGAAGGGAAAAACCATAACCATTAAAGGCGCGAACATAGATTTTACCAAAGGATAATCATTTGAATTTTATACTTACTGAAAATGCAAAACTTGTGTGTAAACATGAACTCGGTACTATTGGAATAGCGCCCTCACAGGATTTTGTTACGATTAACAAAAACAAAATCCTTGTTGAACCTGATACCATCGGTAAGCCCGTTGCAGGTTGCCCCAATGTGGGCGCTTCCATAAAACCCTGCACATCGACGTTAACAGTTTCTGAGGGCTATTCAGACTTTATCAGAATAAACGGCAGGCGTGTTTGCCTTGCTTCCCTGAAGGGTATTACAGACGGAACACCACCGGGGGGTGTGGAATATCTGGTCAGAAATCCCGGTCAGACCCTTGTTGGAGTAAAATAATGAAACGTTTTAATGCGTTTAAGTTTAACTTTTCATCTAAAAAAGATATAGCCCTTAAAGAGACAATTGCCAAAGGCCTTGATATTTCAGAAATGGGAACGCTTCAAATGGTTGATGGAAGCAATTCCATCAGACAGTCGATATTAATGATTCTTTCAACAGTACCGGGTGAACGTATCATGCGTCCGGATTACGGATGTGAACTATACAAACTGACCTTTTCACCCAATGATGAAACAACCGCAGGCCTTGCTATTCATTATATAAAAAAGGCAATTGCAAAATGGGAAAAAAGAATAGAAATCACCGGTATTGATGCGGCTCCCAATGCTGAATATAACGAAATACTTGATATTACAATGTCATATACAATTAAAAAGAACCTTAATGAAGATCATTTAACCTACTCTTTTAATTTGGAAAATTTGGAAGGTTCTAGTAACTGATGTAAAACAGAAACACAGGAGCAGATATGTCACTAATATCACCAAACCTTGACGACAGGCGATTTGATGACCTTATGGAAGAAGCGTTAAAAACGATAAGGAACACCTGCCCTGCATGGACTGATCTTACGCCTTCCGATCCCGGTATTGTTCTACTGGAATCATTTGCCCACCTTACGGAAACAATGATTTACAGGTTAAATAAAGTCCCTGATAAAGCTTATATTGCGTTTTTGAATCTTCTTGGAGTTAAACTTTTCCCACCGTCCTCTGCTGCTGCAGTACTGACATTCTCCTTAACGATGCCCCAAAACAGCGATGTGGTTATTCCTTTGCGTACAAGGGTCACAACAAAATCAACGGGGTCCGATCAGCCGTCACCGATTTTTTACACCAATGAAAAAGCCATTATTAAAAAAGGGGAACTGTCTGTTAATGTAACAGCATCCCACTGCGACTTTCACGACGGTGAACTGATTGGCAAAGGGACAGGTAGACCGGGTTTAAAGCTCACTTTAAAAAATGCTCCTGTTGCAGTTGCATCTGTGGGACGGCATGATTTTATTGTGGGGGTGGAAACACCTGACGATGAACTTGAAGAACGTACCCCTGCGATAAAATTTCAGGGAAAAACATACAGGATCTGGAATGAAACTGAAAATTTTACCGGCAGTTCAGAAACGCCGTACATTTATACGGTCGACAGAACAAACGGAACTGTTTCCTTTGCCCCTGAAATTAAATCCGGCAAAGGCGACTCAACAAAAATTTTAGGAAATGTTATTAAAGACGGACATGAGGTAAGAGCATGGTATACCTCAGGCGGCGGACCCGGGGGTAATATTGGCCCTGGCACGCTTACAAAACTCAAAGATCCTATTCAGGGCATAAGCGTAGCAAACACGTTTGCCTCCACCGGCGGGCGTGAACAGGAATCTATAAAAAATGCAATCTTAAGGGGCCCCAGGGAGTTGCACTCTTTGGAACGAGCTGTTACTGCACAAGATTTCGAACTGATAGCCCTGAAAAGCTCCGGTGGTGTTATCAGGGCAAAGGCCTTTACAAAAGCAGCCCTTTGGGCACATGCACAACCGGGAACCGTTGAAATACTCATTGTACCCAATATTTCTGAGAACAGAGACAATATTTCCCTTGAAATACTAAAAACAAAAGAAAACGATGAGATACTAAACCAGATACAAAATGCCCTTTTAAACAGAATGCCCCTTGGAACAACCTGCCTTGTAAACTGGGTCCGGTATAAAACTGTAAATGTTAAGGCAAAAGTAACTGTTCACAGGGGGCAAAACCCCAATGCGGTAAAGCAGCGTGTGGAGGAAAGACTCTATAAAACAATCAATCCCTTGCCGGACAATTCAGGGGGAACGGGCTGGACGTTTGGAAAAACACTTAGAATTTCAGATGTTTATGACATCATCTTAAAAGAACCGGGGGTAAGTTATGCAGATAACGTCTTTTTCACTGTGGATGATGTACCAAATGGAAAAATCACCTCGGTGGTGGAAGACCATTTCCAGAAAAACACCTGGTATGCTTCAGATACAACAACCCTTTACAGAACAATGAATAACGGTGAAGGCTGGGAGGCTGTTCTGCAACTTACAAATGATATGAATACAATATGGTCTGTATGCCTCAGCAAAAACAATCCCGGTGCCATTGCTTTAAATACGAAAAACACAGGGGACATCAAAGCAACTGTTTATTTTTCATCAGATTGCGGTGAGTCCTGGTCTTCCATCGCGGATACAGCCTTTGAAATTGAAGATATCACCCTGAGCGAGCGGGACGGAATCCCTCTTTTGCTTATGGCAACGGATGTGGGCCTCTATGAACTGTGGGCAAAACCCGGATCCGTGCCTGTCCAGTTGCTTGTGGATAATGATAATCAGGGCTCAGGTTTTTATAAAGTAACAACTGCATTTGATAACAGGGGAACCCAGTATGTTATAGCCTCTTCCCAGAAAGAAAAAGGAATATATATGTCTGCCGCTGGAGGTAAAACAGGAACCTTTAAAAATATCGGTTTAGAAGG
This genomic window contains:
- a CDS encoding phage tail protein, which translates into the protein MPASDKNDKTMAVQDPYRSYNFKLLIGDMTEGHFMECSGMGVKIESISYREAGNNQVVRKIPGPVEYGDIELKYGLTDSRVLWDWFMSGVNGNIDRKNVSIQLLDSSGSLPVMQWDLINAWASEWKGAELDAMGKEIAIESVTLVYETLQRAGQSGGNGDKK
- a CDS encoding GPW/gp25 family protein, producing MKRFNAFKFNFSSKKDIALKETIAKGLDISEMGTLQMVDGSNSIRQSILMILSTVPGERIMRPDYGCELYKLTFSPNDETTAGLAIHYIKKAIAKWEKRIEITGIDAAPNAEYNEILDITMSYTIKKNLNEDHLTYSFNLENLEGSSN
- a CDS encoding phage tail sheath C-terminal domain-containing protein, encoding MALSYQTPGIYVEETASGPRPIEAVGTSTVGFIGTAPNANAHVNELVPVTNWLQFVKEFVSDGDQSTGLSQAVFGFFQNCSGLCYIVNVGKNGTLSGSSAAGREGLDLFEEIDEIAIVAAPGYTNPASYDAVLTHCEKMKDRVAVLDAPKEVALFNNLTKVAAPKPTTGSGDDSNDSTAAPAPKEKGLRARTSDSGFGAFYFPWLVVKDPLSPKKMITVPPSGHIAGIYARVDSTRGVHKAPANEPIRGALDLAYRVTREEQGELNINGVNCIRFFPGQGIRVWGARTLAESSSEWKYINVRRLFNMIEESIARSTQWVVFEPNDATLWNSIKRDVSAFLTMLWRQGALKGTTPEEAFFVKCDGETNPSDMINAGMVVTVIGIAPVKPAEFVIFKIGQSEGGIETSEEE
- a CDS encoding putative baseplate assembly protein — protein: MSLISPNLDDRRFDDLMEEALKTIRNTCPAWTDLTPSDPGIVLLESFAHLTETMIYRLNKVPDKAYIAFLNLLGVKLFPPSSAAAVLTFSLTMPQNSDVVIPLRTRVTTKSTGSDQPSPIFYTNEKAIIKKGELSVNVTASHCDFHDGELIGKGTGRPGLKLTLKNAPVAVASVGRHDFIVGVETPDDELEERTPAIKFQGKTYRIWNETENFTGSSETPYIYTVDRTNGTVSFAPEIKSGKGDSTKILGNVIKDGHEVRAWYTSGGGPGGNIGPGTLTKLKDPIQGISVANTFASTGGREQESIKNAILRGPRELHSLERAVTAQDFELIALKSSGGVIRAKAFTKAALWAHAQPGTVEILIVPNISENRDNISLEILKTKENDEILNQIQNALLNRMPLGTTCLVNWVRYKTVNVKAKVTVHRGQNPNAVKQRVEERLYKTINPLPDNSGGTGWTFGKTLRISDVYDIILKEPGVSYADNVFFTVDDVPNGKITSVVEDHFQKNTWYASDTTTLYRTMNNGEGWEAVLQLTNDMNTIWSVCLSKNNPGAIALNTKNTGDIKATVYFSSDCGESWSSIADTAFEIEDITLSERDGIPLLLMATDVGLYELWAKPGSVPVQLLVDNDNQGSGFYKVTTAFDNRGTQYVIASSQKEKGIYMSAAGGKTGTFKNIGLEGKDIRTLAIQIDGPRTFLWAGPTVMGNEDGDGCCYTELTGSDISKDGWSTINENWVGGSVKAIAFMESTVFAATHRGGVLSVNMASRDRIWSRPNIRCGLPSRDAERLFQPVSTLAVNTEQSILLTGTPEGVFTSKDGENFTNCSENSFTGKVTLPETWLFCSGTHEIHVETDGEN
- a CDS encoding phage baseplate assembly protein V yields the protein MKPLTTLPDIDIEINGVTLLPGIVKKITGITVIQKLCVPSVCEIEFSDNEGPVVASDSLVPGSEVAVTIRGEAEPLFKGIFTAIEYYYGPQGVITTSIRGYDPLISICKTQHTTTYTQVTASDIFKEMCDITVVEKSALTEWKRVVQFNESDIDFVTRICRDSGCFFFFHQNNINIFDLCVSEPDFNLTAGENLHECRFEVNSSRSLKSVYTNGWNPFVAELNDSKITESIAGANIDFQLSKNAEHLASEKQLVDMSVGNTREAESLSKAALDISKAGEVSFSGTADGTPQLFPGITVRVDNVAGEFKGDYKLTEVTHILNSQYGYISKFTTMPPENRPDKPEAVTTFGTVTDINDPENIGRIKVTLDAYNKTETGWLNVVLPSSGKEKGLVMLPCVGDRVLVLFMNSDPGRGLVLGGVSTHTDSSHGWGIDSGRVNSFSFISPSGQKIVLNDTEQTIALENKPGSSITLGPERLEINSKTDVIIEAKGKTITIKGANIDFTKG
- the priA gene encoding primosomal protein N', whose protein sequence is MPPMISTDYIEVAVTLPVNQTFVYGIPDAFRADACPGMRVLVPFGRRRVTGYILEEKKESGPYKTKDVLDLLDDHPLFSESDIAFFKWVAGYYIYPLGDTIKAALPAGLDCMDVSCAFVTVKGAQALEAGDLPHEEARVLDLAVVKDGISLKALSRRDSGGASVLRRLEKKDLVQISAVLQKETAGIKTEKFISLPKQTPTQQIRMSAKRQKILSIVREAGEISLTSLKRHVPTAPNLIKPLAQAGWLNVVSRRVFRDPLGEPVTPDTPPELTDEQAAVVKEIQGRADVFSPCLLVGVTGSGKTEVYMRLVADAVEKGRGAIVLVPEIALISQTERRFRARFGENIAVIHSMLSQGERLDQWRKISLGKVNIVIGARSAIFAPIRDIGIIIVDEEHDYSYKQESGLRYNARDLAVVRAKMHNCPVVLGSATPSVQSCRNVVLEKFFKLELTRRVNNQTLPEITLVDMKKYQGNWGTDSIITPELGRGIRSCLEKGNQALIFLNRRGFSTFPVCASCGKTLGCPHCDVTMTFHKGEDHYKCHLCGHILTSDIQCPDCGTGKIRNLGFGTEKIESMLKSLFPDARVARMDQDSTARKGSTLAILRQIRNRTVDIIVGTQMLAKGHDFPAITLVGVICADLSLSLPDFRASERTFQLLAQVAGRAGRGEEPGRVIMQTFNPDHFTIKAARNQDYLEFFNQETPFRKALMYPPFSRMIQLKISGKNADKTRDHARLAADLLEQLNTREPQAQILGPIEAAIQRISSRYRWQILIKCVSSVNISRMVSAMVRDPAIQKVKSVSVVIDVDPYSLL